From Syngnathoides biaculeatus isolate LvHL_M chromosome 19, ASM1980259v1, whole genome shotgun sequence, a single genomic window includes:
- the arfgef1 gene encoding brefeldin A-inhibited guanine nucleotide-exchange protein 1 isoform X2 translates to MFEGKKTKNMFLTRALEKILADKEVKKAHHSQLRKACEVALEEIKEESEKLSPPSGDGKSSSGTLPPIKSKTNFIEADKYFLPFELACQSKCPRIVITSLDCLQKLIAYGHLTGSAPDNTAPGKKLIDRIIETICACFQGPQTDEGVQLQIIKALLTAVTSQHIEIHEGTVLQAVRTCYNIYLASKNLINQTTAKATLTQMLNVIFARMENQALQEAKQMERERHRQHTEPDSPQIHTPPKAPTRESNGPVITPSTPSIAAPSAPSTPSSPSTPAPQGDDDGGSSSRSSPGERRPVYESPDPENGSDFCVAENEQTEADQATAAAQSAAGEEEEDDEGPNYEEKAQEIVQSILQEVVNTVAGGNCLDAAHLCTDAKEPPSEPGERSGVVPQDEGTLGSDGEHAHHANGIPGTPISASFTPSLPDDRLSLSSTDTQESGATPGQPPGAKFSHILQKDAFLVFRSLCKLSMKPLSDGPPDPKSHELRSKVLSLQLLLSILQNAGPIFKTNEMFINAIKQYLCVALSKNGVSSVPEVFELSLSIFLTLLSHFKTHLKMQIEVFFKEIFLYILETSTSSFDHKWMVIQTLTRICADAQSVVDIYVNYDCDLNAANIFERLVNDLSKIAQGRGGHELGTTPPQELTLRKKGLECLVSILKCMVEWSKDQYVNPNSQTSLGQEKPSEQESSETRAPETINRYGSINSLDSTASSGIGSYSTQMSGTDNPEQFEVLKQQKEIIEQGIDLFNKKPKRGIQYLQEQGMLGTTPEDLAQFLHQEERLDSTQVGEFLGDNERFNKEVMYAYVDQMDFQGKDFVSALRMFLEGFRLPGEAQKIDRLMEKFAARYLECNQGQTLFASADTAYVLAYSIIMLTTDLHSPQVKNKMTKEQYIKMNRGINDSKDLPEEYLSAIYDEIAGKKIAMKETKELTMKSSKQSVASEKQRRLLYNVEMEQMAKTAKALMEAVSHVQAPFTSATHLEHVRPMFKLAWTPFLAAFSVGLQDCDDTDVASLCLEGIRCAIRIACIFSIQLERDAYVQALARFTLLTASSGIAEMKQKNIDTIKTLITVAHTDGNYLGNSWHEIMKCISQLELAQLIGTGVKARYISGTVRGKEGFVASTKEQSNDEYLGLVGGTVDRKQIASIQESIGETSSQSVVVAVDRIFTGSTRLDGNAIVDFVRWLCAVSMDELASPTHPRMFSLQKIVEISYYNMGRIRLQWSRIWEVIGDHFNKVGCNSNEDVAIFAVDSLRQLSMKFLEKGELANFRFQKDFLRPFEHIMKKNRSPTIRDMVVRCIAQMVNSQAGNIRSGWKNIFSVFHLAASDQDESIVELAFQTTGHIVTNVFEKHFAATIDSFQDAVKCLSEFACNAAFPDTSMEAIRLIRHCAKYVSGRPQAFKDYTSDDMNVAPEDRVWVRGWFPILFELSCIINRCKLDVRTRGLTVMFEVMKTYGHTFEKHWWQDLFRIVFRIFDNMKLPEQQTEKAEWMTTTCNHALYAICDVFTQYFESLSDVLLDDILAQLYWCVQQDNEQLARSGTNCLENVVILNGEKFSAETWDKTCNCMLDIFKTTIPHTLLTWRPAESEHFDKPLDSVSQKLLDDQRSVSSMEGRLQSQHSGVASGSSEDAARGRTTTRAQEQRLFAALLIKCVVQLELIHTIDNIIFFPATSKKEDAENLAAAQRDVANASDAATEPPDQGMFRYLTSEQLFKLLDCLMESHRFAKAFNSNNEQRTLLWKAGFKGKSKPNLLKQETGSLACGLRILFRMYTDETRQDAWEEVQRRLLDVCGEAVAYFLALTSESHREAWTNLLLLFLTKVLKISDQRFKAHASRYYPLLCEIMQLDLIPELRAVLRKFYLRIGSVFAIAPEPRPQARPALQEHRADPDEAEEAQ, encoded by the exons agGAAATCAAAGAGGAGTCTGAAAAATTAAG TCCGCCCAGTGGAGATGGCAAATCGAGTTCGGGCACTTTACCGCCAATCAAATCAAAGACCAACTTCATCGAAGCCGACAAGTACTTCTTGCCGTTCGAGCTGGCGTGTCAGTCCAAATGTCCCCGCATCGTCATCACCTCGCTCGACTGTTTACAG AAGCTGATAGCGTACGGCCACCTGACAGGCAGCGCTCCAGACAACACCGCCCCGGGCAAGAAGCTCATCGACCGCATCATCGAGACCATCTGCGCCTGCTTCCAGGGCCCTCAGACGGACGAGGGAGTGCAGCTGCAGATTATCAAG GCCCTGCTGACTGCCGTAACGTCGCAGCACATCGAGATTCACGAGGGCACCGTGCTGCAAGCCGTGCGCACCTGCTACAACATCTACCTGGCCAGCAAGAACCTCATCAACCAGACCACAGCCAAGGCGACACTAACGCAGATGCTCAACGTCATCTTCGCCCGCATGGAGAACCAAGCA TTGCAGGAGGCAAAGCAGATGGAACGGGAGCGGCACCGGCAGCACACTGAACCAGACTCCCCTCAAATCCACACGCCGCCCAAAGCTCCCACCCGGGAGTCCAACGGGCCGGTCATAACCCCGAGCACACCGAGCATCGCCGCCCCGTCGGCCCCGTCCACCCCGTCGTCACCGTCCACGCCGGCCCCGCAgggcgacgacgacggcggaaGCAGCAGCCGCTCTTCCCCCGGAGAGCGCAGGCCAGTCTACGAGAGCCCCGATCCAGAAAATGGTTCCGACTTCTGCGTGGCGGAAAATGAACAGACGGAGGCcgaccaagccacagcggcAGCACAGA GTGCagcaggggaggaggaggaagacgacgaAGGCCCCAACTATGAGGAGAAAGCCCAAGAGATTGTGCAGAGCATCCTGCAGGAGGTGGTCAACACTGTGGCAGGAG GTAACTGCCTGGACGCAGCTCACCTCTGCACAGATGCCAAGGAGCCGCCGAGCGAGCCGGGGGAGCGATCCGGAGTGGTCCCGCAGGACGAGGGCACGCTGGGGAGCGACGGCGAGCACGCGCATCACGCCAACGGCATCCCGGGCACGCCCATTTCCGCCAGCTTTACGCCGTCGCTGCCTGATGACAGACTGTCCCTCTCGTCCACTGACACTCAG GAATCAGGAGCAACGCCGGGTCAGCCGCCGGGCGCCAAGTTCTCGCACATCCTCCAGAAAGACGCATTCCTCGTCTTTCGCTCGCTCTGCAAGCTCTCCATGAAACCTCTGTCGGACGGACCGCCCGATCCCAA GTCTCACGAGCTGCGGTCCAAGGTGCTCTCGCTGCAgctgctgctgtccatcctgcAGAACGCGGGCCCCATCTTCAAGACCAACGAGATGTTCATCAACGCCATCAAGCAGTACCTGTGCGTGGCGCTCTCCAAGAACGGTGTGTCGTCCGTGCCCGAGGTCTTCGAGCTGTCGCTGTCCATCTTCCTCACGCTGCTGTCCCACTTTAAGACGCACCTCAAGATGCAGATTGAG GTTTTCTTCAAGGAAATTTTCCTCTACATCCTGGAGACGTCCACGAGCTCCTTCGACCACAAATGGATGGTCATCCAAACTCTTACCAGAATATGTGCAG ACGCTCAGAGCGTGGTGGACATTTACGTCAACTACGACTGCGACTTGAACGCCGCCAACATCTTCGAGCGGCTCGTCAACGACCTGTCGAAAATAGCGCAGGGCCGTGGCGGCCATGAGCTCGGCACTACACCCCCGCAG GAGCTGACCTTGCGGAAGAAAGGGCTGGAATGTCTGGTGTCTATCTTGAAATGTATGGTGGAGTGGAGCAAAGACCAGTATGTCAACCCAAACTCCCAGACTAGCCTTG GCCAGGAGAAGCCCTCGGAGCAGGAAAGCAGCGAGACGCGGGCCCCCGAGACCATCAATCGCTACGGCAGCATCAACTCGCTGGACTCCACCGCCTCGTCGGGCATCGGCAGCTACAGCACGCAGATGTCGGGCACGGACAACCCCGAGCAGTTTGAAGTCCTCAAGCAGCAGAAGGAGATCATTGAACAGGGCATCGACCT GTTCAACAAGAAACCAAAGAGGGGGATCCAGTACCTTCAAGAGCAAGGCATGCTGGGAACAACCCCAGAGGACCTGGCTCAGTTCCTGCACCAAGAGGAGCGCCTTGACTCG ACCCAAGTGGGGGAGTTTCTTGGCGATAACGAGCGCTTCAATAAGGAGGTGATGTACGCCTACGTGGATCAGATGGACTTCCAAGGCAAAGACTTCGTGTCGGCGCTGAGGATGTTCCTGGAGGGCTTCCGACTGCCTGGCGAGGCCCAGAAGATCGACCGGCTCATGGAGAAGTTCGCCGCCAGATACCTCGAGTGCAATCAGGG GCAAACCCTTTTTGCCAGTGCGGACACCGCCTACGTGCTCGCCTACTCCATCATTATGTTGACGACTGACCTTCACAGTCCACAA GTGAAGAACAAAATGACCAAGGAGCAGTACATCAAGATGAACCGTGGCATCAACGACAGCAAGGACCTGCCCGAGGAGTACCTTTCGGCCATCTACGACGAGATTGCGGGCAAGAAGATCGCCATGAAGGAGACTAAGGAGCTGACCATGAAGTCCAGCAAGCAGA GCGTGGCCAGCGAGAAGCAGCGGCGCCTGCTGTACAACGTGGAGATGGAGCAGATGGCGAAGACGGCCAAGGCGCTGATGGAGGCCGTCAGCCACGTGCAGGCGCCCTTCACCAGCGCCACCCACCTGGAGCACGTGCGGCCCATGTTCAAG TTGGCGTGGACGCCCTTCCTGGCCGCGTTCAGCGTGGGCCTCCAAGACTGCGACGACACCGACGTGGCGTCGCTGTGTCTGGAGGGCATCCGCTGCGCCATTAGGATAGCGTGCATCTTCTCCATACAG ctggaAAGGGACGCCTACGTGCAAGCCCTGGCAAGATTCACGCTTCTCACCGCCAGCTCAGGCATTGCCGAAATGAAGCAGAAGAACATCGACACGATCAAGACCCTCATCACCGTGGCGCACACAGACGGAAACTATCTTGGCAACTCCTGGCATGAG ATTATGAAGTGCATCAGTCAGCTAGAGCTGGCGCAGCTCATCGGCACGGGCGTGAAGGCACGCTACATCTCGGGGACCGTGCGGGGCAAAGAGGGCTTCGTGGCCAGCACCAAGGAGCAGAGCAACGACGAGTACCTGGGCCTGG tcggcggcacggtggaccgcAAGCAGATCGCCAGCATCCAGGAGTCTATTGGAGAGACCAGTTCTCAGAGTGTGGTAGTGGCTGTGGACAG gatattCACAGGCTCGACAAGACTTGATGGCAATGCAATAG TGGATTTTGTGCGCTGGCTGTGCGCCGTGTCCATGGATGAGCTGGCCTCACCCACGCACCCGCGCATGTTCAGCCTGCAGAAGATCGTGGAGATCTCCTACTACAACATGGGCCGCATCCGGCTGCAGTGGTCCAGGATCTGGGAGGTCATCGGGGACCACTTCAACAAG GTGGGCTGCAACTCCAACGAAGATGTGGCGATTTTTGCTGTGGACTCGCTCAGGCAGCTGTCCATGAAGTTCCTGGAGAAGGGCGAGCTGGCCAACTTTCGCTTCCAGAAGGACTTCCTGAGGCCGTTTGAGCACATCATGAAGAAAAACAG GTCTCCAACCATCAGGGACATGGTGGTGCGCTGCATCGCCCAGATGGTCAACTCCCAGGCGGGGAACATCCGCTCCGGCTGGAAGAACATCTTCTCCGTGTTCCACCTGGCGGCATCCGACCAGGACGAGAGCATCGTAGAGCTGGCCTTTCAGACCACGGGGCACATCGTCA CGAATGTATTCGAGAAGCACTTTGCGGCCACCATCGACTCCTTCCAGGACGCCGTCAAGTGTCTGTCGGAGTTCGCGTGCAACGCCGCCTTCCCCGACACCAGCATGGAAGCCATCCGCCTGATCAGACACTGTGCCAAATACGTCTCAGGGAGGCCACAG GCCTTCAAAGACTACACCAGCGATGACATGAATGTAGCACCGGAGGACCGCGTCTGGGTGCGAGGGTGGTTCCCCATCCTCTTCGAGCTCTCCTGTATCATCAACAGGTGCAAGCTGGACGTGCGGACCAG GGGGTTGACTGTGATGTTCGAGGTGATGAAGACCTACGGGCACACCTTCGAAAAGCACTGGTGGCAAGACCTGTTTAGAATCGTCTTCCGGATCTTCGACAACATGAAGCTGCCCGAGCAGCAGACTGAG AAAGCGGAGTGGATGACCACCACCTGCAACCACGCACTTTACGCCATCTGTGACGTGTTCACCCAGTACTTTGAGTCCCTCAGCGATGTGCTGCTGGACGACATTTTAGCTCAGCTCTACTGGTGTGTGCAGCAAG ACAATGAGCAGCTAGCGCGCTCGGGCACCAACTGCCTGGAGAACGTGGTCATCCTGAATGGCGAAAAGTTCTCCGCCGAGACGTGGGATAAGACGTGCAACTGCATGCTAGACATCTTCAAGACCACCATTCCTCACAC GCTGTTAACGTGGAGACCAGCAGAAAGTGAACACTTCGACAAGCCGCTG GATTCCGTTTCACAGAAATTGCTAGACGACCAGCGCTCTGTCAGCAGCATGGAGGGCCGTCTGCAGAGCCAGCACAGCGGCGTCGCCTCTGGCtcgagcgaggacgccgccagGGGCAGGACCACCacaa GAGCGCAGGAGCAACGCTTGTTCGCCGCTTTGCTCATCAAGTGCGTGGTGCAGCTGGAGCTCATCCACACCATCGACAATATCATTTTCTTCCCCGCCACCAGCAAGAAGGAAGATGCCGAAAACTTGGCTGCGGCACAG CGTGACGTGGCCAACGCGTCAGACGCGGCCACGGAGCCACCGGACCAGGGCATGTTCCGCTACCTGACGTCGGAGCAGCTCTTCAAGTTGCTGGACTGCCTGATGGAGTCGCACCGCTTTGCCAAGGCATTTAACTCCAATAATGAGCAGAGGACGCTGCTGTGGAAAGCGG GGTTTAAAGGCAAGTCGAAGCCCAACCTGTTGAAGCAGGAGACGGGCAGCCTGGCGTGCGGCCTGCGCATCCTCTTCCGCATGTACACTGACGAGACGCGGCAGGACGCCTGGGAGGAGGTCCAGAGACGACTGCTCGA CGTGTGCGGCGAGGCGGTGGCGTACTTCTTAGCGTTGACCTCGGAGAGCCACAGGGAGGCCTGGaccaacctcctcctcctcttcctcaccaAGGTTCTGAAGATTAGCGACCAAAGG TTCAAGGCCCACGCGTCACGGTACTACCCGCTTCTGTGCGAGATCATGCAGTTGGACCTGATCCCGGAGCTGCGTGCCGTCCTGAGGAAATTCTACTTGCGGATCGGCTCGGTGTTCGCCATTGCGCCCGAGCCCCGACCTCAAGCTCGACCGGCCCTACAGGAGCATCGCGCCGACCCGGATGAGGCAGAGGAAGCCCAGTGA